A genomic window from Cloacibacillus evryensis DSM 19522 includes:
- a CDS encoding phosphodiester glycosidase family protein, with the protein MLKETFEKIKRTAACGLAVFFTFQLILFAPAPASALTAAEVKPAIFKALGREVPQKQLSAFTGELTRADALRLSLEAMGWGFVIKALDQIGILPEWPEVEGVSYLASTMSPLPPAPVRADLAAPATSDDVAQIAAWLKECKKEARWKASFAWEGTELIMIKHGVGDPSGPAAGDMKNGVNEPLFAAVLAVDMKSIPCQIATAVMVGANKAPLATIAGENYGVIGGINGGYFAGAKPIGVLRRQGYTDNAKFWPNRSAFGWNESGEYVFIDGKETASISSDHNFDKFTEVLQAGPLLVKNGTPSANTEKVHPNVLDFRHPRTFVGTDGKRVLWGVVDGRDNMHSVGMTIEELRRLCGWLSLKTALNLDGGGSSSLWWRGMTFSLPSNASDRERPIPYAILMFEPGSGVRQ; encoded by the coding sequence ATGCTTAAAGAGACATTTGAGAAAATAAAAAGGACGGCCGCTTGCGGCCTGGCGGTATTTTTTACGTTCCAGCTCATTCTGTTCGCGCCGGCGCCGGCGTCCGCGCTGACGGCGGCCGAGGTGAAGCCGGCGATATTCAAAGCGCTGGGGCGCGAGGTCCCGCAGAAACAGCTTTCAGCCTTCACAGGAGAGCTTACGCGCGCCGACGCGCTGCGCCTCTCGCTGGAGGCGATGGGCTGGGGCTTCGTCATCAAGGCGCTGGATCAGATAGGCATCCTTCCGGAGTGGCCCGAGGTGGAGGGAGTTTCGTATCTCGCCTCGACTATGAGTCCGCTGCCGCCAGCTCCGGTGCGCGCCGACCTTGCCGCGCCGGCGACCTCCGACGACGTCGCGCAGATCGCGGCTTGGCTCAAAGAATGTAAGAAAGAGGCGCGCTGGAAAGCCTCCTTCGCCTGGGAGGGCACGGAGCTGATCATGATAAAACACGGCGTGGGCGACCCCTCGGGGCCTGCGGCCGGCGATATGAAAAACGGCGTCAACGAGCCGCTCTTCGCCGCGGTGCTCGCCGTCGATATGAAGAGCATCCCCTGCCAGATCGCCACCGCGGTGATGGTCGGCGCCAACAAAGCGCCGCTCGCGACGATCGCGGGCGAGAACTACGGCGTCATCGGCGGCATCAACGGAGGATACTTTGCGGGCGCGAAGCCGATCGGAGTGCTGCGCCGCCAGGGCTATACCGACAACGCGAAGTTCTGGCCGAACCGTTCGGCCTTCGGCTGGAACGAAAGTGGTGAGTATGTCTTTATCGACGGCAAGGAGACGGCGAGTATCTCCTCCGACCATAACTTTGACAAATTCACGGAGGTGCTGCAGGCGGGACCGCTGCTGGTGAAGAATGGGACGCCGTCTGCGAATACGGAAAAGGTCCATCCGAATGTGCTGGATTTCCGCCACCCGCGCACCTTTGTGGGCACAGACGGCAAGCGCGTCCTCTGGGGAGTCGTTGACGGACGCGACAATATGCACAGCGTCGGGATGACGATAGAGGAGCTGCGCCGCCTATGCGGCTGGCTCTCGCTGAAGACGGCGCTCAACCTTGACGGCGGCGGGTCGAGCTCCCTCTGGTGGCGCGGAATGACCTTTTCCCTGCCGAGCAACGCGAGCGACAGGGAGCGCCCCATTCCCTATGCTATACTTATGTTCGAACCCGGTTCCGGCGTTCGTCAATAG
- the rlmN gene encoding 23S rRNA (adenine(2503)-C(2))-methyltransferase RlmN: MAEKRYALDLDNSEWKEYIEKGLDEPKFRADQICQWLWQKHTDNVEEMTNLSKPLRDKLAEKMDFAYPTLAREQRSQDGTRKFLWQLRDGESVESVLMKYGDRLTACISTQVGCPLQCTFCATGLSGFVRNLSAGEIAGQVTAIEKHIGREVNNVVYMGMGEPFLNTESVIKSAGMLNDPKLRGLGIRHITISTSGIIQGIKELADSGLGVRLAVSLHAAEDELRSFLMPVNETYPIAELRRAMQEYQAATGDRITIEYALFGGVNDSVERARELVRFLKGIHVFVNLIPFNAVGERYEKPKAEDVLRFRSILQTAGFETEIRSEQGADIDAACGQLRRKTLDGGSVPLEAPAYSLTKKEMTSEKRQEKAGGPAPSRRRETAPRRDAMKKSPSKPSGGFVAERGRRRRAADDGLPSTKELPNAGAGRGAAERGERPSAERYRSGKMKEARPSYRGQGEGGETPRFERRDTPQERESFQKKDAFPKKTSDGKRRDDKKGLQSPSGKGGTGKKRSARKAADTPQGAFSKFYGVSRKTKRSKKS; encoded by the coding sequence ATGGCAGAGAAGAGATATGCGTTAGATCTGGATAACAGCGAATGGAAGGAATATATCGAGAAGGGGCTGGATGAGCCTAAGTTCCGCGCCGACCAGATATGCCAGTGGCTTTGGCAGAAACATACGGACAACGTGGAAGAGATGACGAACCTGTCGAAGCCGCTGCGCGACAAGCTCGCGGAAAAGATGGACTTCGCCTATCCGACGCTTGCGCGCGAGCAGCGTTCACAGGATGGGACGCGGAAATTTCTTTGGCAGCTGCGGGACGGCGAGTCTGTCGAATCGGTGCTGATGAAATACGGCGACCGCCTGACGGCATGCATCTCGACGCAGGTCGGCTGTCCGCTGCAATGCACCTTCTGCGCCACGGGACTCTCCGGTTTTGTGCGCAACCTGAGTGCGGGAGAGATCGCCGGACAGGTGACGGCGATAGAAAAACATATCGGGCGCGAGGTGAACAATGTCGTCTATATGGGCATGGGAGAGCCGTTCCTCAATACGGAGTCCGTCATTAAATCTGCCGGCATGCTTAACGATCCGAAACTGCGCGGCCTCGGCATCCGCCACATAACAATATCGACTTCGGGCATCATCCAGGGGATCAAGGAGTTGGCAGATTCCGGCCTCGGGGTGCGCCTCGCGGTATCGCTCCACGCCGCCGAGGATGAGTTGCGCAGCTTCCTGATGCCGGTCAACGAGACCTATCCCATAGCCGAACTGCGCCGCGCGATGCAGGAATATCAGGCCGCGACCGGCGACCGGATCACGATAGAATACGCCCTCTTCGGGGGTGTCAACGACAGCGTGGAGAGGGCGCGCGAACTGGTGCGTTTTCTCAAAGGGATACATGTCTTTGTAAACCTCATTCCCTTCAACGCCGTCGGAGAGCGTTACGAAAAGCCGAAGGCCGAAGATGTGCTGCGCTTCCGCAGCATCCTGCAGACGGCCGGTTTCGAGACGGAGATCCGTTCCGAACAGGGAGCCGATATAGACGCGGCCTGCGGACAGCTGCGCCGCAAGACGCTTGACGGCGGTTCCGTGCCGCTCGAGGCGCCCGCCTATTCGCTCACAAAGAAGGAAATGACCTCCGAAAAGAGGCAGGAAAAGGCGGGCGGCCCCGCTCCGTCACGCAGGAGAGAGACGGCTCCGCGAAGAGATGCTATGAAAAAGAGCCCGTCCAAACCATCCGGCGGCTTCGTCGCGGAGCGCGGCAGACGCAGACGGGCGGCGGACGACGGCCTGCCCTCCACCAAAGAACTCCCGAACGCCGGCGCGGGACGCGGCGCGGCGGAGCGCGGTGAACGGCCCTCCGCGGAGCGTTACCGCAGCGGCAAAATGAAGGAAGCCCGCCCTAGCTACAGAGGTCAGGGCGAGGGCGGCGAAACGCCGCGCTTTGAACGGCGCGATACGCCTCAGGAGAGGGAGTCTTTCCAGAAAAAGGACGCTTTCCCGAAGAAAACCTCCGACGGGAAACGCCGTGATGATAAAAAGGGGCTTCAAAGCCCCTCCGGCAAAGGCGGAACCGGCAAAAAGAGGTCAGCCAGGAAAGCGGCAGACACGCCGCAGGGAGCCTTCAGCAAATTTTACGGCGTCTCTCGCAAGACTAAACGGAGCAAAAAATCATAG
- a CDS encoding metal ABC transporter permease — MIELIAEMLSYKFLVRAASVGLMVSLCSALLGVSLVLKRYSMVGDGLSHVGFGALAAAVAMGASPLGLTIPVVVAAAVLLLRLTDGSGIKGDAAIGLISVSSLAAGVTAISMSSGFNTDVCNYMFGSILAMSKNDVRLSMATSAAVLLLFLLCYNRIFAVTFDENFARATGLDAGFYNMIIAVLTGVTIAVGMRLMGALLISGLIIFPAVTSMRIFRSFRGVVLSAAAVSLSSFLAGLVLSYAAGVPAGASIVLVNLAFFLLFAAAGRIRR, encoded by the coding sequence ATGATCGAACTCATCGCGGAGATGCTCTCCTATAAATTCCTCGTGCGCGCCGCCTCGGTAGGGCTGATGGTCTCGCTCTGTTCCGCGCTGCTGGGGGTCAGCCTCGTCCTTAAACGTTACTCGATGGTCGGCGACGGACTTTCGCATGTGGGTTTCGGCGCGCTCGCGGCGGCGGTGGCGATGGGAGCCTCGCCGCTCGGACTTACGATCCCGGTGGTCGTCGCGGCGGCCGTGCTGCTCCTGCGGCTGACGGACGGCAGCGGCATCAAAGGAGACGCCGCGATAGGGCTGATCTCCGTAAGCTCGCTTGCGGCGGGGGTGACGGCGATATCGATGTCAAGCGGTTTCAACACCGACGTCTGCAATTATATGTTCGGCAGCATCCTCGCCATGAGCAAAAACGACGTCCGGCTCAGCATGGCGACTTCGGCGGCGGTACTGCTGCTCTTCCTGCTTTGCTACAACAGGATCTTCGCCGTTACCTTCGACGAAAACTTTGCGAGAGCCACAGGGCTGGACGCGGGATTCTACAACATGATAATTGCCGTGCTCACGGGAGTGACGATCGCCGTCGGCATGCGGCTGATGGGGGCGCTGCTCATCTCGGGGCTGATAATCTTCCCCGCCGTGACTTCGATGCGGATATTCAGAAGCTTCCGCGGCGTGGTCCTCTCCGCGGCGGCCGTCTCCCTATCCTCCTTCCTCGCCGGACTCGTGCTCTCCTATGCCGCGGGAGTACCTGCCGGCGCCAGCATCGTGCTCGTGAACCTCGCCTTCTTTCTCCTCTTCGCCGCGGCCGGCAGGATAAGGCGATGA
- a CDS encoding metal ABC transporter ATP-binding protein, with protein MPAFVCSGLSVAYGGREALSDIDFELPRGAFLAIVGENGSGKSTLIKALLGLIKPSAGTVRLGEGLKTSDIGYLPQQREARSDFPATVYEIALSGRLNKLGLRPFYGRRDRRCAEESLRLMGLWELRTKAFRELSGGQQQRTLLARALCASGGLLLLDEPVTGLDAEAAERMYSLLRAVNENDKTTVIMVTHDLTRAAATASHILELGGKQKYFGESCRWPGGTGRTE; from the coding sequence ATGCCGGCCTTTGTATGCAGCGGCCTGAGCGTCGCCTACGGCGGCCGGGAGGCTCTCTCGGACATCGACTTTGAACTGCCGCGCGGCGCTTTCCTCGCGATAGTAGGTGAAAACGGTTCGGGGAAGAGCACCCTGATAAAGGCGCTCCTGGGCCTGATAAAGCCCTCGGCGGGGACGGTGCGCCTGGGAGAGGGCCTCAAGACGAGCGATATCGGCTATCTGCCCCAGCAGCGGGAGGCGAGGAGCGATTTTCCCGCCACCGTTTACGAGATCGCACTCTCCGGACGGCTCAACAAGCTCGGACTGCGCCCATTTTACGGCAGGCGCGACCGGCGCTGCGCCGAAGAAAGCCTCCGGCTGATGGGCCTATGGGAGCTGCGTACAAAGGCCTTCCGCGAACTTTCAGGCGGCCAGCAGCAGAGAACGCTACTGGCCCGCGCCCTCTGCGCCTCGGGCGGGCTGCTGCTGCTGGACGAACCGGTGACGGGACTTGACGCGGAGGCGGCGGAGCGGATGTACTCCCTGCTGCGCGCCGTCAATGAAAACGACAAGACCACCGTGATCATGGTGACGCACGACCTTACGCGCGCCGCGGCAACAGCCAGCCATATACTGGAACTTGGAGGCAAGCAGAAGTATTTTGGCGAAAGCTGCCGCTGGCCCGGCGGAACAGGAAGGACAGAATGA
- a CDS encoding Fur family transcriptional regulator: MMSGRGRYKTKHHDSVLAILLENPLRCFTVDGLCESLDEEGRKMGRTTVYRQLEKMTADGLALKYISEKGEAASYRLCGENCRLHLHLKCLDCGALTHLDCAAAESFSQHLLENHSFRLDPAKTVIYGHCGCDAGNQEDR, from the coding sequence ATGATGTCCGGGCGCGGAAGATACAAGACAAAGCATCACGATTCGGTGTTGGCGATTCTCTTGGAGAACCCTCTGCGCTGCTTTACGGTCGACGGCCTCTGCGAATCCCTTGATGAAGAGGGACGGAAGATGGGCAGGACGACCGTCTACCGGCAACTGGAAAAGATGACGGCGGACGGCTTGGCTCTGAAATATATTTCGGAGAAGGGGGAGGCCGCCTCATACCGCCTATGCGGCGAAAACTGCCGCCTGCATCTGCACCTGAAGTGTCTCGACTGCGGCGCCCTGACCCATTTGGACTGTGCCGCGGCGGAGAGCTTTTCACAGCATCTGCTGGAAAACCACTCCTTTCGGCTCGACCCCGCAAAGACGGTGATCTACGGCCATTGCGGCTGCGACGCCGGGAACCAGGAAGACAGATGA
- a CDS encoding metal ABC transporter substrate-binding protein yields the protein MKKYLIACAAALLLAAALIYAVNGERTATTAEDGRPKVIATIFPPYDFARAVGGGKTDLSMLLKPGMESHSYSPSPQDIINIQNCDLFIYIGGENDQWVDRIINSLEKDKRPQVLKLIDCVSPVREELAEGMQEEEGHDGHDHGAAEGEAHEHEGEYDEHIWTSPRNAEKMTAAIMDKLILIDSKNRSFYKENAKAYIAELDRLDKDYRRAVADGRRRSLVFGDRFPFRYLADEYDLDYAAAFPGCAAESEASAATIAYLIDKVKKEQIPVVFHIEMSNEKTAEAICNETGAKKTLLHSCHNLSRSEYEQGATYISLMRNNLNSLREALR from the coding sequence ATGAAAAAATATCTAATCGCATGCGCGGCCGCCCTGCTTCTGGCAGCCGCCCTGATATACGCCGTCAACGGAGAGCGGACGGCGACGACGGCCGAAGACGGCCGCCCCAAGGTAATAGCGACAATATTCCCCCCATACGATTTCGCGCGCGCGGTCGGCGGCGGCAAAACGGACCTCTCGATGCTGCTCAAACCGGGCATGGAGAGCCACTCCTACTCCCCCTCGCCGCAGGACATCATCAACATCCAGAACTGTGACCTCTTTATCTATATCGGAGGAGAAAACGACCAATGGGTCGACCGGATAATAAATTCCCTTGAGAAAGATAAACGCCCGCAGGTATTGAAGCTTATCGACTGCGTTTCCCCCGTCAGGGAAGAGTTAGCGGAGGGCATGCAGGAAGAAGAGGGCCACGACGGACACGATCATGGCGCGGCAGAGGGCGAAGCCCACGAGCACGAAGGCGAGTATGACGAACATATCTGGACCTCGCCGCGAAACGCCGAGAAGATGACGGCCGCGATCATGGACAAGCTCATCCTCATCGACTCGAAAAACCGTTCATTTTACAAAGAGAACGCCAAAGCCTATATCGCGGAGCTGGACAGGCTCGACAAGGATTACCGCAGGGCAGTCGCCGACGGCCGGCGCCGTAGCCTCGTCTTCGGCGATCGCTTCCCCTTCCGTTATCTGGCGGACGAATACGACCTCGACTACGCGGCCGCTTTCCCAGGATGCGCGGCGGAGAGCGAGGCCAGCGCCGCGACTATCGCCTATCTTATAGACAAGGTGAAGAAGGAACAGATCCCCGTCGTCTTCCACATCGAAATGTCCAACGAAAAGACGGCGGAGGCGATATGCAATGAGACGGGGGCGAAAAAGACGCTCCTGCATTCATGCCACAACCTCTCGCGCTCCGAGTACGAGCAGGGGGCCACCTATATCAGCCTGATGAGGAACAATCTGAACAGCCTCAGGGAGGCGCTCCGCTGA
- a CDS encoding winged helix-turn-helix domain-containing protein, whose translation MKKNISFIPMDSILSKWLYDKLKREPPETACVDELMTGLHELMTGEVSTLMLGAQDGMGSFPGTADDGICVGELSVRPKNRKVMFRGVEVNLTPKEFDILYFLIQNRGEVFTKEQIYRSVWGEDFLLADSNIMAFIRKLRKKIEPNPDAPEYILTIWGIGYKFNDNL comes from the coding sequence TTGAAAAAAAATATAAGCTTTATCCCTATGGATTCCATCCTTTCAAAGTGGCTCTATGACAAGCTGAAGCGTGAGCCGCCTGAAACCGCCTGTGTCGATGAGCTGATGACAGGTCTTCATGAGCTTATGACCGGAGAAGTTTCGACCTTGATGCTGGGCGCACAGGATGGAATGGGTTCTTTTCCCGGTACCGCAGATGACGGAATTTGCGTTGGAGAGCTTTCCGTACGGCCTAAAAACCGAAAGGTGATGTTTCGGGGAGTTGAAGTAAACCTGACCCCGAAGGAATTTGATATTTTATACTTTCTGATTCAAAATAGAGGCGAGGTCTTTACAAAGGAGCAGATCTACCGTTCTGTTTGGGGCGAGGATTTCTTGTTGGCGGACAGCAACATTATGGCTTTTATACGAAAGCTGCGAAAAAAGATCGAGCCAAATCCGGACGCGCCGGAATATATCCTGACCATTTGGGGTATCGGCTATAAATTCAACGACAACCTATAG
- the mgtA gene encoding magnesium-translocating P-type ATPase, giving the protein MTEKMNNRMQALRMSEKAVQREEQERRVHFAATHPIKATLKNLNSGLNGLDEAGVVSNRAKYGPNKVTHEKRKSVAKRLTDAFVNPFTGILFCLALVSFITDMLLPMMSLFGSAPEDFDCLTVVIILTMVIISGTLRFVQESRSGNAAEKLLAMITTTCTVDREGQAKKEIPLDDAVAGDIVHLSAGDMIPADVRIMEAKDLFISQSSLTGESEPVEKLQNVSGTQDSITDYRNIAFMGSNVISGSATAVIVCTGDNTLFGSMASAVAGEAVETSFTKGVNSVSWVLIRFMLVMVPLVFFINGVTKGDWLQAFLFAISIAVGLTPEMLPMIVTTCLAKGAVAMSKKKTIVKNLNSIQNFGAINILCTDKTGTLTQDKVVLEYHLDVSGNENVRVLRHAYLNSYFQTGYKNLMDMAIIHKTEEEESENPQLLDLSENYVKVDEIPFDFTRRRLSTVVQDKTGKTQIVTKGAVEEMLSICAYAEVGGAAQPLTDELRGNILETVDDLNEKGLRVIALAQKSNPSPAGAFGVKDECDMVLIGYLAFLDPPKESTANAIRALKDHGVNTKILTGDNHKVTRTICKQVGLEVKNMLLGADLDRMTDEELAKAAETADVFAKLTPEQKSRVVAVLRNAGHTVGYMGDGINDAAAMKAADIGISVDTAVDVAKESADIILLEKDLMVLEEGILEGRKTYANMIKYIKMTASSNFGNMFSVVAAAALLPFLPMMSVHLIFLNLIYDLSCTAIPWDNVDEEFLLVPRKWDASSVGSFMIWIGPTSSIFDWTTYIFMYFVFCPIFVSNGVLFNDLANHFSGAELVQMQANYAAMFQAGWFVESMWSQTLVIHMIRTPKLPFIQSHASAPLTLLTCSGIALLTVIPFTEFGRMLGFVALPASYFAYLIPCILLYMVLATSLKKAYVRHYGDLL; this is encoded by the coding sequence ATGACTGAAAAAATGAATAACAGGATGCAGGCTCTCAGGATGTCAGAGAAGGCCGTCCAGCGTGAAGAGCAGGAGCGCCGCGTCCATTTTGCCGCAACTCACCCGATCAAAGCGACGCTGAAGAATTTGAATTCCGGTTTGAACGGTCTGGATGAAGCGGGCGTTGTTTCCAACCGCGCAAAATACGGCCCCAACAAGGTCACGCATGAAAAAAGGAAATCAGTTGCCAAACGCCTGACGGATGCCTTTGTCAATCCCTTTACCGGCATCCTGTTCTGCCTGGCGCTGGTGTCCTTTATCACGGATATGCTGCTTCCGATGATGAGCCTGTTTGGGAGTGCTCCGGAGGACTTTGACTGCCTGACCGTTGTGATCATCCTTACGATGGTTATAATTTCCGGCACACTGCGCTTCGTGCAGGAATCACGGAGCGGCAACGCGGCAGAAAAACTGTTGGCCATGATCACCACCACCTGCACCGTTGACCGGGAGGGACAGGCAAAGAAGGAAATCCCGCTGGACGACGCTGTCGCGGGTGATATCGTCCACCTGTCCGCGGGCGATATGATCCCCGCAGACGTACGCATTATGGAAGCGAAGGACTTGTTCATCAGCCAGTCGTCTCTGACCGGCGAAAGCGAGCCGGTTGAAAAGCTCCAGAATGTCAGCGGGACGCAGGATTCCATCACGGATTACCGCAACATCGCTTTCATGGGGAGCAATGTGATTTCAGGCAGCGCGACCGCTGTCATCGTCTGTACCGGGGATAATACATTGTTTGGTTCCATGGCCTCCGCCGTTGCCGGCGAGGCGGTGGAAACGAGCTTCACCAAGGGCGTGAACTCGGTATCCTGGGTACTGATCCGCTTTATGTTGGTGATGGTGCCGCTGGTATTCTTTATCAATGGCGTTACCAAAGGCGACTGGCTGCAGGCGTTCCTCTTCGCCATCTCCATTGCTGTAGGTCTGACCCCGGAAATGCTGCCGATGATCGTGACCACTTGCCTTGCCAAAGGCGCGGTTGCCATGAGCAAAAAGAAGACCATCGTAAAAAACCTGAATTCCATCCAGAACTTTGGCGCCATTAATATCCTATGTACGGACAAGACCGGAACGCTGACACAGGATAAGGTCGTTTTGGAGTACCACCTGGATGTGAGCGGAAACGAGAATGTGCGGGTGCTCCGCCACGCTTACTTGAACAGCTACTTCCAGACGGGTTACAAGAACCTGATGGATATGGCTATCATTCATAAGACGGAGGAGGAAGAGTCAGAAAACCCGCAGCTCCTCGACCTTTCCGAAAATTATGTCAAGGTGGATGAGATCCCCTTTGATTTTACCCGTCGCCGCCTGTCGACGGTGGTACAGGATAAAACGGGTAAAACTCAGATCGTTACCAAGGGTGCTGTGGAAGAAATGCTCTCCATCTGCGCCTACGCGGAAGTAGGGGGCGCAGCGCAGCCGCTGACGGACGAGCTGCGCGGCAATATCCTGGAAACAGTGGACGACCTGAACGAGAAGGGGCTGCGCGTCATCGCCCTGGCCCAAAAGAGCAATCCGTCGCCGGCAGGCGCCTTTGGAGTAAAAGATGAGTGCGACATGGTGCTGATCGGCTACCTGGCTTTTCTTGATCCGCCTAAGGAGTCGACCGCGAACGCCATCAGGGCATTGAAAGACCATGGCGTCAATACAAAAATACTGACCGGCGACAACCATAAAGTCACCCGCACCATCTGCAAACAGGTGGGGCTGGAAGTGAAAAACATGCTTCTGGGCGCAGACCTCGACCGCATGACGGATGAAGAGCTGGCAAAAGCGGCGGAAACCGCCGACGTGTTCGCCAAACTGACGCCGGAACAGAAATCCCGCGTAGTAGCCGTTTTGCGCAATGCCGGCCACACGGTAGGCTATATGGGGGACGGCATCAACGACGCCGCCGCCATGAAAGCCGCCGATATAGGCATCTCAGTCGACACGGCGGTGGATGTGGCAAAGGAATCCGCGGACATCATCCTGCTGGAAAAAGACTTGATGGTGCTGGAAGAGGGCATCCTCGAGGGCCGCAAGACTTACGCCAACATGATCAAGTACATCAAGATGACCGCCTCGTCCAACTTTGGCAACATGTTCTCTGTCGTCGCAGCCGCGGCTCTGCTGCCGTTCCTGCCTATGATGAGCGTGCATCTGATTTTCCTGAACCTGATTTACGATTTGTCCTGCACGGCAATCCCCTGGGATAACGTGGATGAGGAGTTCCTGCTCGTGCCTAGAAAATGGGACGCCTCCTCGGTGGGCAGCTTCATGATCTGGATCGGGCCGACCAGCTCCATTTTCGACTGGACGACGTACATCTTCATGTATTTTGTGTTCTGCCCGATCTTCGTCTCCAACGGCGTGCTGTTTAACGACCTCGCAAATCATTTCAGCGGAGCGGAGCTTGTACAGATGCAGGCGAACTATGCCGCCATGTTCCAGGCCGGCTGGTTCGTGGAATCCATGTGGAGCCAGACGCTGGTCATTCACATGATCCGCACGCCCAAGCTGCCCTTTATTCAGAGCCATGCGTCCGCTCCGCTTACGCTGCTGACCTGCTCCGGCATTGCGCTGCTGACGGTGATCCCGTTTACCGAATTTGGCCGGATGCTTGGATTCGTAGCGCTGCCGGCAAGCTACTTCGCCTACCTGATCCCTTGCATCCTGCTGTATATGGTTCTTGCGACCAGTCTGAAAAAAGCTTATGTGCGCCATTACGGTGATCTGCTCTGA